The region AGGCCAGCAGTCCATCAGTGAAACCTCGGCTAGAATGCGCCGAGCAGAGGCCGCTTACCTGAGTAGGGAGGTTGGCGGCCACCCAGGCCAGAAGGGCCCAGCCTAGAAACCGAAGAACTGCCAAACTTGCAGTGGTATGCTTCCATCCCCTCCCATCTGCTGGACCGAAGCTGAGCCCTGGATCAAGCCAGTTTGGGCCTGTCCTTTCACAGCCCACGTGGGGCATCTGAGAAAGCAGCCAGGCCATGGTGGTGACAGCCGGTGCCATGGTGCAGCTGATGTGACAGGAGCCCCAGGACGCACAGAAGCTGGCCCTGGTTTTTACCAAACAGCCTCCCTTCGAGTCATCCAAAGAGCCAATCGCCCTGAAGGCTGGTTGTGTGTGGCCCGccaggtactttttttttctttctgtgctgggtctttgttgccgtgcacaagctactctctagttgcggtgcacgcaccctagggcatgcaggcttcagtagttgcagcacatgggcttagttgctgtgcggcatgtgggatctagttccctgaccagggatagaacgttatcccctgaattggcaggcagattcttttttgttttggcaggcagattcttaatcactggacattCCAggtccctgggaagccctgccctgCACCCGGCACACACCTCGCTTGGGTCCCAGCCCACAGCTCTGACAAGGACAGCTCCGGGATGAGAAACATCAGGGATATTTAATCATTCCATCACATGGCTGCGATCCTGCCCACATCTACGCTGTGCTATGTACAAAATCATCTAtctcccatcccctcctcccgGCCCCGGCCTGGCCCGGCCCCCGGGCTCCAAGGCGAGTGGGGCCCCCAGGCAGCAGTAGGCCTGTTACACAGGGTCTGGCCAAGACGGTCCAGTGGGGTTCTGGCCCTGCACCATGGCGGGACGGGTCTGGCCGGCCCGGCCGCCCTCAGTGCTGCGTCAGGCACTCGGAGGCGTTTTCCAGAGTCAGGTTGGCCAGGTGTGGGGGCTCCAGACACGTGAAGCTTGGTGATATCAAGCTGCAAGGAAATGGGGCACCCAGTccttcctcccctgccctgccTTGTCCTCCCTGGGGGTCCTCTGCTGGGGCCCGGGCCCCTTGTCCCAGCGGGGGCATGTAGCAGGGCTCCAGACAGGCCCTCAAGCTGGACTTGGACACCAGTGGGGTCACACCCAACACTCCCACGACGGGGTCTGTaaagggggcggggcggggcggggggagcaCTGGGGTTTTGACCTCTGGCTTAGGCAGAGCCTGCCCAGGTCCCTGCGCTTTCCCCCACTGGGTCACTCACAAGGCTGGAGTGGTTCTGTGCATCcaggcgaggaggaggaggaggggagctcATGTTTATTCATGGTGTGATAGCATGGATGTGATTGCAGAGGTGACATCCTGCCTGGCTGCACCCATCCCATACAACGCCCTGTCTGCCCCCACTGACCTGGAAAAGTTCACACTGCCCACACTCCCAGGAGGATGGGCCTGGGGGGACCTTACCTCGTATTGGTATCCATTCTGAAAGACATGACAGGGCCCCAGTGAGTGCCAAGCTTTGGGGGTAAGGCTGTGCCTGTGGCCCTCAGGCCCCTCCATGGGGGCACATGTTCACCAGGGGTGCCCTCACCAGCTCTGACCACAGCCCCGCCACCCACCTGGGCCAGGGGTGGGACCTGGGTCTGTGGGGACCCCCCAAACCAGGATGTGCACCCTTGAGCTGAGCTCAGAAACCCTGGGAGGTAGAGGCTCGGTCCCCAACACCAGGGCCAGGTGCTGTCTCCTGTGGCTGCCTGGGCACATACTTACCGGTGAGGGCATACACACATTGCTCTTGGGGAGAGGGGACTTACTTGTGCCACTTATTTCTACAATGACAGCAGTTTCGGAGTCAGGGGCCAAGTGGCCTCAATCAGGATACCCTCGCCCTGTGCCCAGCTACCCCCACTCACATGTACTGGAGGAGGCCCTGCACTGCTGTCTCCCACTGTGCTGACGACCTGCGGGAACACGGGCGTGGACACTCACGGGGCCAGCTGCACGGCTCCCCTCCCCCTTACCCGGGTGATGAGGGGCCCCTTCAGGAGAGCCTGGGACCCTGTGCGCAGGGGACCCTCAGCACAGGCAGCTGCCCGCGCCTTAGCCCTACTCGCAGTTGTAGCCAAAGCAGACGACATGCGAATCCGTGCAGTTGGTGCAGGAGATAGTCTCGTACTGGAAGATGCCTGCAACACACCAGAGGTGCTGCGGGCTCCCCTCACCCTCAGCCTTGGGGGCCCCAGCTGCTGCGGCACCCCACAGCCAGGACCAAGGCTCACTCACCACAGTGACGCTGACAGTCGATGCGGCCTGTGGTAGGGCAAGGGCACAGATGGTGCCGTATTAGGCCTGGCCTGTTCCCCTGCTCCTCCtcagcccctgcctcccaggtTGCCCAAGGTCCAACCCCTGTCCATTGGCCACTTAGGTGGGCCCCagccttcttgttgttgttggtctgtgttgcagcatgtgggatatagtttgTGACCAGGAAgctaacctgggccccctgcattagaagcatgaagtctcagtcactggaccaccagggaagtcccattgtttgttgtcgttcagtcatgaagtcatgtctgactctttgtgaccccatggccccatggcctatagcatgccaggcttcagggcttctccaagcaagactgctggagtgggttgccatttccttctccaggggcttcttcccaacccagggatcaaaccagtgtccccggcattggcaggtgggttctttaccacggagcctcCAGGGagtccccagccccagcctgggaTGGAGCAAACCAGATGGGAGGGTGGCAGCAAAGCTCTCAGGCCTCCAGGGACCCATAGGGGAGGTGGCAGGGATAGGTGGGATTTATCCATCAAGGTGTCCTGTTGGTGCCCACTGGATGAAACTGTTACCCCTCCAGGGAATGGCCCTtctcccccctgccccctccccccccccccccccccgcttttaTGGCCTTTCTGAGTCCTGACACCTGGCTGCACCACGCCAGACTCCCTGCTCACATTACTCCAGCCTGAGCCACACCCTGACCAGACTCTAGCCTGTAAGGAGACTGAAATACTCCCATGGCCCTGGGTCCTCAGGCCTTGGGCAGCATCCTCCCCGCTGCCCCGCCAGCCCTCTCCTTGGCTCACTTTCGATGATGGCATTCTGGATGAGGTGAACTTGCTCCCGGAAGATAGCTCGCAGCTCGTTGGGGAAATACCCTGATAAGGGGAGGCGGAGAGGGGGCTGTCAGCCTCCAGCGGTCAGACTCAGGCAATGGGTGGACTTTAAATGTCTGGGGGCGGTTGGGCTTTGCCTTAGTTTTCAGCCCGCGGCGATGGGCCCCTCACCCGGGAAGTACATCTTTCCCTGGTACAGTTGATCCATCCTCTGGTACACGGCGGCCGCCACTTGGTTCAGCTTCTCCCGGGCTGGGGCGGGAGAAGGAGGCGTGTGAGCCGCC is a window of Muntiacus reevesi chromosome 1, mMunRee1.1, whole genome shotgun sequence DNA encoding:
- the IZUMO4 gene encoding izumo sperm-egg fusion protein 4, with protein sequence MALLLCLGLTAALARGCLHCHGNFSDKFSFYRHHVNLKSWWVGDIPVSGSLLSDWSQDTMKELHLAIPAEITREKLNQVAAAVYQRMDQLYQGKMYFPGYFPNELRAIFREQVHLIQNAIIESRIDCQRHCGIFQYETISCTNCTDSHVVCFGYNCESSAQWETAVQGLLQYINKWHKMDTNTSLISPSFTCLEPPHLANLTLENASECLTQH